GGCAGCAGGGGGTTTCTGTTGTTGGTCTGTCGTGTCGGGAATCGAGGACTCAGCCTCTATCGCCTGTTATAACAAGCAAGCGTTGTGCCAGGAGCGGGGAGGCTCCAGGCAGCCGCAAAAGGCGCCAATAGAAGGGGGTTTCCGGCCGTTGGGAATAATTTCAATTAATGGATTCTAGGACGGCTATGGAAATCCGTCCAAGATTCTTGGACAGCTTGGACGCCACCGGCGGCGTCCGGCGCCCAACCATGGGCTCCCAGGGGCTTCGCGGCCTAGCGGCCCGGGAGGCGGATCTGCAGCTGCTTGATGCGCAGATAGAGAGTGCTGCGGGGCATGTCGAGACGCTCGGCGGCGCGGCCCACGTTCCAATTCTCCGCGCGCAGGGCGGCTTCGATGGCGCCGCGTTGCTGCTCGATTCTGGGGCTGGCGACCTGGGAGTTGGCGGTGCTCTCTCCGGTGCCCAGGGGGTCTTCCGCGCTGGACATGGCGTCGAAGCGCAGATCCTCTCCATAGATCCTGCCGCCATCGGCGAAGAGGGCGGCCCGTTCCAGGACGTTGCGTAGCTCGCGGATATTGCCGGGCCAGCTGTAGCGGATGAGCGCCGCCTCGGCTTCCGCCGTCAAGCGCAGCGAGGAGCGTCCGAGATCGGAAGCGATGCGGGTGAGCAGCAGGGTGGCGAGCTCCGGTATGTCCTCCCGCCGGTGCCGTAGGGGTGGGACCAAGAGCTGAAAGGTGCTGACCCGGAAGAAAAGGTCTTCGCGGAAGGTGCTGCGCTCCATCTGGAGCCGCAGATCCCGGTGGGTCGCCACCATCAGCCGCACGTCGACGGTGCGTTCCCGCACCTCGCCGAGGCGCCGGAAGCGCTTTTCTTCGATCACCTTCAACAGCCGGGGCTGGATCTGGGGGTCGAGGTCGCCGATCTCGTCGAGGAAGAGGGTGCCCCCGTGAGCGGCTTCCAGCAGGCCGGCTTTCTGATCCACCGCGCCGGTGAAGGCGCCCCGGGCGTAGCCGAAGAGCTCGCTTTCGAGCAACTCCTTGCTCAACGCCGCGCAGTTGAGATCGACGAAGGGATGGGCGGAGCGCGAGCCGTTGTCGTGCAGCCAGCGCGCCAGGGTTCCCTTGCCCGAGCCGGTCTCGCCGAGGATCAGCACCGGGCTCTCCACCGTTGCGATGCGCCGCGCGTCCTTCTCCAGTTGACGAATGGCCTGGCTCGCGCCAAGAAAAGGATCGATGCGGCGTCGCTGCTCGACTTTGCGCTGGGCGTTGATCAGCCGTTGCTGGCGGCGGCCTTCCAAGGCCCGATCGAGGATCACCCGGAGCGCCGCCCCCTGCACCGGCTTGGTCAGGAAGTGCACCGCTCCCTCCTGCAGTGCCTCCACCGCCAATTCGATGGTGCCGTGGCCGGTGAGTACCACGATGGGGGTTTCCACCTCCAGCTCGGCGAGCTGCTCCAAGAGCTCGATGGCGTTGCCGTCGGGGAGACTGTAGTCCACCACCGCCACGTCGGGTTCATCGGTGGTGAGGGCGGTGAGGGCGCTGGCGCAATCGGAGCCGGTGGCGATGTCATAGCCATAGGTGTTGAGCAGGCGAGCCAGGCTGTCCCGGACCTCGTCGTCGTCGTCTACGATCAATACCTTGGCACCCCTCATCTTCGACCTTTCCTTCAGAGTCCTTCAGAGGCAATTCACAAACTCTGAGAATACCGCGTTTTGGGTTGCTGGCGGGAGCTTGTCCGGTGCCGGGAAAGGGGCCGGTGAAAGTGCCAATGAAAGTACCAGTGAGAGTGCCCCTGCCCGCTGCTTGCGGCGAGCTTCAGGATTTGCTACCTTCCTGTGCACCCGAAGGGTTCCG
Above is a window of Acidobacteriota bacterium DNA encoding:
- a CDS encoding sigma-54 dependent transcriptional regulator, whose translation is MRGAKVLIVDDDDEVRDSLARLLNTYGYDIATGSDCASALTALTTDEPDVAVVDYSLPDGNAIELLEQLAELEVETPIVVLTGHGTIELAVEALQEGAVHFLTKPVQGAALRVILDRALEGRRQQRLINAQRKVEQRRRIDPFLGASQAIRQLEKDARRIATVESPVLILGETGSGKGTLARWLHDNGSRSAHPFVDLNCAALSKELLESELFGYARGAFTGAVDQKAGLLEAAHGGTLFLDEIGDLDPQIQPRLLKVIEEKRFRRLGEVRERTVDVRLMVATHRDLRLQMERSTFREDLFFRVSTFQLLVPPLRHRREDIPELATLLLTRIASDLGRSSLRLTAEAEAALIRYSWPGNIRELRNVLERAALFADGGRIYGEDLRFDAMSSAEDPLGTGESTANSQVASPRIEQQRGAIEAALRAENWNVGRAAERLDMPRSTLYLRIKQLQIRLPGR